The following proteins come from a genomic window of Maniola hyperantus chromosome 8, iAphHyp1.2, whole genome shotgun sequence:
- the LOC117984584 gene encoding nose resistant to fluoxetine protein 6-like — MKNILWMLTIICSETCAKLYLDDNIKFPLDTDLFERVLDSQECQRQLEYIRRNNTILMAQFLDAGMRVPRGILLGNLVDLGNYPQCLGIHENVDDMSIEGKFCKIRVPVNQNLTLERSFEKFKFNFDPGVLSLESKTIEKLMEYNSNIKKFRVTIGGEIADFRVDQESPLSGLQFNLALCVPKVCTTEEAITGLLFNLTAVGFKYEDVYCRLLNDKPWAPVDYIALIIFSIIGILIILSTYYDVHHNIICKKDPKEANEIFISFSALTNCRRLLDIKTDPNNIECLDGIRSLAIFWVIVGHVFLIISFMIANPIDSLEWSQQYKSIWVTTATLTVDTFFLLSGLLLVFISAKKLTGRELIRNLPFFYLNRLLRMFPVLAAVVLYDASFSYRIADGPLWTSFMVYNVHKCRTFWWTTLLHLQNFINPRDACLNVSWYLAIDVQLHILSPIVLFWVLARSRATAWTAVTTAVVASLAASTIYIFTKEGLEDNNFTYYYVNILTRAPTFFVGLVYGYLLHVWQNRKPKMHFVLHCFITAFIIFLLLLIIYCQFIGGRRDFDNRTIKKLFFSFLRPLWALCLGWIIFACVNGYGGPINWFLSLNIWKIPARISYAMYLIHMSMMVSVHATTLQPVYFTVGSAMFDAFGFLWLTMFVSFFLTALIDAPFAILFKKLFEYVSKKPDSKKKTTIEQSNHNENVQTPVQN, encoded by the exons atgaaaaatattctgTGGATGTTAACTATAATTTGTTCAGAAACATGTGCGAAGTTATATTTAGATGACAATATTAAGTTTCCGTTGGATACAGATTTATTTGAAAGAGTATTAGATTCGCAAGAATGTCAGAGGCAACTGGAATATATTCGGCGAAATAATACCATACTAATGGCTCaat TTCTTGATGCTGGAATGAGAGTACCAAGAGGAATTTTATTGGGAAACTTAGTAGACCTAGGAAATTATCCACAATGTCTTGGTATACACGAAAATGTGGACGATATGTCAATAGAAGGAAAGTTTTGCAAGATAAGGGTTCCGGTTAATCAAAACTTAACACTAGAACGttcatttgaaaaattcaaGTTTAATTTCGATCCAGGAGTGTTAAGTTTGGAAAGCAAAACAATTGAAAAACTTATGGAATACAACAGTAACATCAAAAAATTTAGAGTTACTATCGGCGGTGAAATTGCAGATTTTCG AGTTGATCAAGAGAGTCCTTTATCAGGACTTCAGTTTAATTTGGCACTATGTGTTCCTAAAGTTTGTACGACAGAAGAAGCTATAACTGGACTTTTATTTAATCTGACAGCCGTAGGCTTCAAATATGAAGATGTTTATTGCCGACTACTAAATGACAAACCATGGGCACCAGTTGATTACATAGCACT GATAATATTTTCGATTATTGGAATTTTGATAatcttaagtacttattatgatGTTCATCATAACATTATTTGTAAAAAAG ATCCAAAAGAAGCAAATGAAATTTTCATTTCTTTTTCCGCTTTGACAAACTGTCGTCGCCTTTTAGATATAAAAACAGATCCTAATAATATAGAATGTTTGGACGGTATCCGTTCTTTGGCCATTTTCTGGGTGATAGTTGGTCATGTCTTCCTTATCATTAGCTTTATGATTGCCAATCCAATTGATTCTCTTGAG TGGTCTCAACAATATAAATCAATCTGGGTGACGACAGCTACTCTAACAGTCGATACTTTTTTCTTACTGAGTGGTTTACTTCTCGTTTTCATATCAGCGAAAAAGCTTACGGGAA GAGAATTGATAAGAAATCTACCGTTTTTTTATCTGAATCGGCTTTTACGTATGTTTCCTGTATTGGCAGCTGTAGTGCTTTATGACGCATCTTTCTCATATCGTATAGCAGATGGTCCATTATGGACTTCGTTTATGGTGTATAATGTGCACAAATGCCGTACATTTTGGTGGACCACTTTGCTGCACTTGCAAAATTTTATCAACCCACGAGATGCC TGCCTGAACGTATCATGGTACCTGGCTATTGACGTACAACTTCACATATTGTCACCAATAGTATTGTTTTGGGTTCTTGCAAGATCTAGAGCTACAGCGTGGACAGCTGTTACAACTGCTGTAGTTGCATCTCTAGCAGCTTCaacaatatatatatttacaaaggaAGGATTAGAGGATAATAATTTCACTTACTACTATGTTAACATCTTGACACGCGCTCCAACCTTTTTTGTTGGATTAGTTTATGGATATTTGCTTCACGTGTGGCAAAATAGGAAGCCAAAAATGCATTTT GTGTTACATTGTTTCATCACAgcatttattattttccttCTGCTTCTAATTATATACTGCCAGTTCATAGGTGGTCGCCGTGATTTTGATAATAGaacaataaagaaattatttttctcCTTTTTGCGTCCTCTGTGGGCGCTATGTCTTGGATGGATTATATTTGCTTGTGTAAATGGATACGGAG GTCCTATAAACTGGTTCCTTTCTCTAAATATTTGGAAAATTCCCGCTCGTATTTCCTATGCGATGTATTTAATACATATGTCCATGATGGTTTCTGTACATGCGACAACATTACAACCAGTGTACTTCACTGTTGGGTCTGCT ATGTTTGACGCTTTCGGTTTCCTGTGGTTAACAATGTTCGTGTCTTTTTTCTTAACGGCGCTCATAGATGCTCCATTCGCTATTCTTTTCAAAAAGTTATTTGAATATg TTTCGAAGAAACCAGATTCAAAGAAGAAGACAACTATTGAACAAAGTAATCATAACGAAAACGTGCAAACTCCTGTCCAAAATTGA
- the LOC117984582 gene encoding nose resistant to fluoxetine protein 6-like: MAQFFDAGMRVPRGMFLGNLVDLGNYPQCLGIHGNVDDMSIEGKFCMIRVPMNQNVQLEPSFEKFQSNFDPRALHLHSKTIEKLVEYNSNIKKLKFTFGSELADFRKDQESPLSGLQFNLALCVPKVCTTEEAITGLLFNLTAVGFKYEDLFCRLPNDKPWAPVDYIAVIIFSILGVLIILSTYYDVRHNVICKKDPKEANEIFISFSALTNCRRLLVIKKDPNNLQCVDGIRSLAIFWVIVGHVFQIIGLTLANPIYSIEVANSAPWLAVQTSKKLTGRELIRNLPFFYLNRLLRMFPVLAAVVLYEASFSNRVADGPLWSTHVVNNVYNCRNYWWTTLLHLQNFINPLECLSVTWYLAIDVQLHILSPIVLFWVLGRSKATAWTAVTTAAVASLAASTIYIFTKEGIVENYHIYYYVNILTRAPPFLVGLVYGYLLHVWRNRKPKMHIVTTNFTD; encoded by the exons ATGGCTCAAT TCTTCGATGCTGGAATGAGAGTACCAAGAGGAATGTTTTTAGGAAACTTAGTAGACCTAGGAAATTATCCACAATGTCTTGGTATACATGGAAATGTGGACGATATGTCAATAGAAGGAAAATTTTGCATGATTAGGGTTCCGATGAATCAAAATGTACAACTAGAACCTTCATTTGAAAAATTTCAGTCTAATTTCGATCCACGAGCATTACATTTGCATAGCAAAACCATTGAGAAACTTGTGGAATACAACAGTAACATCAAGAAATTAAAATTCACATTCGGTAGTGAATTAGCAGATTTTCG AAAAGATCAAGAGAGTCCTTTATCAGGACTCCAGTTCAATTTGGCACTATGTGTTCCTAAAGTTTGTACTACAGAAGAAGCTATAACTGGACTTTTATTTAATCTGACAGCCGTAGGCTTTAAATATGAAGATCTTTTTTGTCGACTACCAAATGACAAACCATGGGCACCAGTCGATTACATAGCAGT gataatattttctattcttGGAGTTTTGATAatcttaagtacttattatgatGTTCGTCATAACGTTATTTGTAAAAAAG ATCCAAAAGAAGCAAATGAAATCTTCATTTCCTTTTCCGCTTTGACAAACTGTCGTCGTCTCTTAGTTATAAAAAAAGATCCTAATAATTTACAATGTGTGGATGGAATCCGTTCTTTGGCCATTTTCTGGGTAATTGTTGGTCATGTCTTCCAAATCATTGGCCTTACTCTTGCCAATCCAATTTACTCTATTGAG gtagcaaattctgccccttgGTTGGCTGTGCAAACAT CGAAAAAGCTTACGGGAA GAGAATTGATAAGAAATCtgccatttttttatttgaatcggCTTTTACGTATGTTTCCTGTATTAGCAGCTGTAGTGCTTTATGAAGCATCATTCTCAAATCGTGTAGCAGATGGTCCATTATGGTCTACACACGTGGTTAATAATGTGTACAATTGCCGTAACTATTGGTGGACTACTTTGCTGCACTTGCAAAATTTTATCAACCCACTAGAA TGCCTGAGCGTAACATGGTACCTGGCCATTGACGTACAACTTCACATATTGTCACCAATAGTATTATTTTGGGTTCTTGGAAGATCTAAAGCTACAGCGTGGACAGCTGTTACAACTGCTGCAGTTGCATCTCTAGCAGCTTCaacaatatatatatttacaaaagaaGGAATAGTGGAGAACTATCACATTTACTACTATGTTAACATCTTGACACGCGCTCCACCCTTTTTGGTTGGATTAGTTTATGGATATTTACTTCACGTGTGGCGAAATAGGAAGCCGAAAATGCATATTGTAACTACAAACTTTACTGATTAA